The Onthophagus taurus isolate NC chromosome 2, IU_Otau_3.0, whole genome shotgun sequence genome includes a window with the following:
- the LOC111428823 gene encoding ras-related protein Rap-2a, with protein sequence MKSRHQFRRRFSLQPSFLKEEPDEKDKNVPRTQRSEDVDTVEKNDISHVRHKIVVMGAAKVGKSSVISQFLYGTFSTKYKRTVEEMHHGNFNVTGVNLTLDILDTSGAYEFPAMRALSISSADAFILVYDVTNADSFEEARALRDQIHETKGGTAVPIVIVGNKIDLTENRQVDTATTESVVTVDWENGFVETSAKENVNVTKVFKELLVQAKVKYNLSPALRRRRRQSLPSQNDPHGVVGGATSHSAVVPSAAQLHHLQQIRDRHGKRNSCILS encoded by the exons ATGAAAAGCAGGCATCAATTTCGACGTCGTTTCAGTCTTCAACCGTCTTTTCTAAAAGAAGAACCCGacgaaaaagataaaaatgtaCCAAG AACACAACGTAGTGAGGATGTTGATACAGTTgaaaaaaatgacattagtcACGTTAGacataaaattgttgtaatgGGAGCGGCAAAAGTAGGAAAATCATCGGTTATCAGTCAATTCTTATACGGcactttttcaacaaaatacaAACGTACCGTCGAAGAAATGCATCATGGTAATTTCAATGTAACCGGTGTCAACTTGACTCTTGACATATTGGATACAAGTGGTGCATACGAATTTCCGGCTATGAGGGCTCTTTCAATTTCTTCAGCAGACGCTTTCATACTGGTTTACGACGTGACCAACGCCGATAGTTTTGAAGAGGCACGTGCGTTACGTGATCAAATACACGAAACCAAAGGCGGAACTGCAGTTCCAATAGTTATCGTTGGgaacaaaatcgatttaacGGAAAATAGACAA GTGGATACTGCAACAACGGAATCTGTTGTAACAGTTGATTGGGAAAACGGGTTTGTTGAAACTTCcgcaaaagaaaatgttaatgtaaCAAAAGTGTTCAAGGAGTTACTCGTTCAAGCGAAAGTTAAGTATAACTTGAGTCCGGCATTAAGAAGAAGGAGGCGACAATCGTTGCCGTCTCAAAATGATCCTCACGGTGTCGTTGGAGGAGCTACTTCTCATTCAGCGGTTGTTCCTTCCGCAGCGCAATTACATCATTTGCAACAGATTCGAGATAGACACGGTAAAAGAAATTCTTGTATTTTAtcgtaa